The nucleotide window GCGGCGCCCGCTTCCAGCTGCCGCCGCTGCGCGAGCGCAGTGACCGGCTGACACTGATCAACCGCATCCTCGAAGAAGAGTCGGCCCGCTGCGGCGGCGCCGTGCAATTGAGCAGCGCGGCCCTGGAATGCCTGCTCGGCTACCACTGGCCGGGCAATGTCCGCCAGTTGCGCCATGTGCTGCGCTACGCCTGTGCGGTATGCGAGAGCCGGGTGATCCAGCGCGCTCACCTGCCCGAGTCGTTGCACGGCTCGCCCGTCGCTGCCCTTGCCCCTGAGCCCAGCGCCAGCCCGGAACGCCAGGCCCTGCTCGATGCCCTCGTGCGCCATCGCTGGAAACCCACCGCGACCGCCCGGGCCCTGGGCATTTCCCGGGCCACCCTGTACCGAAGGGTCCATCAGCACGGCATCGACATGCCTGGCCGAAGCCCGGCATGAACGGAATCGGCTAGGCTCTGTACGAAAAGTCTTGAGACGAAGGTCAGGCAAGACGAAAACAGCCGAGGAACGCCTGGGGTCGCGTCCGACTGTACTGAAGTACATGAGCATTCCGAGGCTGTTTTCAACGCAGCATGAACGAGTATCAAGGCTTTTCGTACAGAACCTAGCGGCGCGCCAACTCGTGACGCACGCACTGCTCATAGTAGGTCTGCTTGACTGCGGCGGGCTTGAGGCGGGAGGCGCTGTCGTAGGTCTGTTCGGTGATACCCAGGGCGGTCATGCGCATCCAAGGCCGGGGAAATTTGCGCACTTGCAGCTTTTTTCGGGCGCCGTACAGGGACACACCGGAAAGCTTGGAGGCTTGTGCGCCTGCCGCAATTTCCGCCCCCCAACGGCATACGGACTGCTGGTTTTGCGTCAGCGCCCGGGCCTGGGTGTCGAGCGAGACGCTGGCCAGGAGAGTTGTCGCCACGACCCACATGGCCGCGCCCCACATAGAAAATCGCATAGGTTTGTCGTCCAACTTTATGAAATAAAAGAAGTTTGACAACCTTCAAACAAACGAGGGGCCAGTACTCGACTGGCCCTTCGCCACAGCTTTACTGGCTCACCTTGGCCTCCTGCAGCAATTGTTGGATCACTTGCTCCTGCTCGCCGTAGCGGCCTTCACCGAAGTGGCTGTAGCGCACCTGCCCCTTGGCATCGATGAAATAGTGCGCCGGCCAGTACTGGTTGTTGAAGGCGCGCCAGATCGCGTACTGGTTGTCGATGGCCACCGGGTAGTTGATGTCCAGCTTGCGAACCTGCTGGCGCACGTTGTCGATGATCTTCTCGTAGCCGTATTCCGGGGTGTGGACGCCAATCACCACCAACCCGTCCTTCTCATATTTCTTGGCCCAGTCGTTCACGTGGGGCAGCGTGTGCTGGCAATTGATGCAGTCGTAGGTCCAGAAATCCACCAGCACCACCTTGCCCTTCAGCGATTCACTGCTCAGCGGCGGTGAGTTCAGCCATTGCACCGCACCGTCCAGCGAGGGCATGGCGCCGTGGGACTCGAGGTTCGGCATCGGGTTGGCGCTGGCCTTGCTGATCACATAGTCGATTGCCTGGGGAACCTTTTTCAGCACGCTCTGTTCCAGGCTCGCGGCCCCTTGGGAAGAGGTACTGGCCAACAGTCGATCATCGGCGCCGGTACCGATCGCCACGGCGGCCAGCAACACCACCACACCGCTGCCACGACGCAGCCAGGCGGTCACCGGCAGCGAAAGCTTCAGCCGTGCGGCCAAACCACGTCCGGCGAAGATCAGGGTCCCCAGTGACAAGGCACTGCCCAGGCCGTAGGCCAGCAGCAACAGGCTGGTCCCGGCGCTCGCGCCCTGCAGCATGGCTCCGGTCAGGATCACACCGAGTATCGGTCCGGCACAGGGCGCCCAGAGCAACCCGGTGGCGACGCCGATCAACACCGATGCCAACGGCCCACCCAGTCGCCCGGCGCCCGCATCGACGCGATTGCCCAGGCTGACCAATGGCCGCGCCAACCAGGTGCCAACCCGGCTGAAGATCAGCGACAAGGCGAACAGCACCATCACGCCCAGGGCGACTTGCCGACCCACGCTGCTGGCACGCAGTACCCAGTCGCTGCTGACCACCGCCAGGCTCGATACCAGGGCGAACGTCAGCACCATGCCGCCGAGGGTCAGCAACATCGAACCGGGGGTACGATTGGCCCGGGCGAACAAAAACGGCACCACGGGGAGAATACAAGGGCTGAGGATCGTCAGGATCCCGCCGAGGAAAGCGATCAGAAGCATGGCATCACCTCATGGGCAGTCAGGCCGTTTCGGGCCATTCAGCAAATATTTATCGATTAAAAACAGTTAGTTATTAATCATTATTAATGTTTAACATCAATTATCGTTATTGCAGTGGTCAGCCAACTTGCGGTATTCCAGTGCTTGGTGATGTCCCGCCGAATCCAGGTAGGTCATGTGGGCATTGACCACGCCGCAGGCAGGCCCGGCGTCTTCGGAGAGGGTGAGCACTTTCTGGATGTCCAGGTGGTTGCCGTAGGCGTAGGTCTGCGCCTGGACGTTACTTTCGGCCCGGGCCGACAGGGTGCAGATGTTCAGTGCGGCGAAAAGGCAGGCGGCGTAGATGGCTTTGGTGTTCATGGCGATGTCCTCGATTCATTCAATGAGTGTGTTTGCTGTCGAGGCCGGGTGTGTTGCCTCGTTGGATGCCATTGAATGCCCCTGAGGTATCGCGCCTGTATCGAGCCAGGGGCTTTTTGCATCGCTGTGTATCCGCCGGGCGCCAGATACACTGCAATACAAACCGTCGTGAGCCGGATCCGCCGGCCCCTGTATTCTGATCACAACGAAACGCCAAGAGGGCTGGACACCATGGATCATGTCGATCACGTGTTGATAGTGGATGACGATCGCGAAATCAGAGAACTGGTGGGCAACTACCTGAAGAAAAACGGCCTGCGCACTACCGTCGTCGCCGATGGCCGGCAGATGCGCGCCTTTCTGGAAACCACGCCGGTGGACCTGATCGTGCTGGACCTGATGATGCCGGGCGATGACGGCCTGGTCCTGTGCCGGGAACTGCGCGCCGGCAAGCACAAGGCCACGCCGGTGCTGATGCTCACCGCCCGCAACGACGAAACCGACCGCATCATTGGCCTGGAAATGGGCGCCGACGATTATCTGGTCAAACCCTTCGCCGCCCGTGAGCTGCTGGCCCGGATCAACGCGGTGTTGCGCCGCACCCGCATGCTGCCGCCCAACCTGGTGGTCACCGAAAGCGGCCGCCTGCTGGCGTTCGGTCGCTGGCGCCTGGACACCACGGCGCGACACCTGCTGGACAGCGACGGCACCATGGTTGCCCTGAGCGGCGCGGAATACCGGCTGTTGCGGGTGTTCCTCGACCATCCGCAGCGGGTGCTCAACCGCGACCAGTTGCTGAACCTGACCCAGGGCCGGGACGCCGATCTGTTCGATCGCTCCATCGACCTGCTGGTCAGCCGCCTGCGCCAGCGTCTGCTGGATGACGCTCGCGAGCCGGCCTACATCAAGACCGTGCGCAGCGAAGGCTATGTCTTCTCCTTGCCGGTGGAAATTCTCGAGGCGTCGACATGAGTCTGCCGCTACGGTGGCCGCGCACCCTCGCCTCGCGGCTGTCGCTGATTTTCCTGATCGGCCTGATCCTGGCCCAGGGTTTGTCGTTCGGCGCCCAATACTACGAGCGCTACCAGACGGCCAAGTCCACCATGCTCGGCAACCTGGAAACCGATGTCTCGACTTCCGTCGCCATCCTGGACCGCCTGCCCGCCGCCGAACGCCCGGCCTGGTTGCCCAAGCTCACCCGGCGCAACTACGGTTACCTGCTGAACGAAGGGCAACCCGGCCAGCCGATAGCCCGTGACGACGCGCCGATCTCGGTGAGTTCGATCGAGGACGCCATCGGCCAGGCCTATCCCCTGACCTTTATCGACATTCCGGGCCCGCAGAAGCATTACCAGGCGCACCTGCGCCTGAGCGACGGCAGCCCGCTGACCATCGACGTCCGGCCAGCCATGATGCCCCTGTCCCCTTGGTTGCCGGTGGTGTTGCTGGGGCAGTTGGCGTTGCTGATCGGCTGTACCTGGCTGGCCGTGCGCATCGCCGTCGGCCCGCTGACCCGGCTGGCCCAGGCCGTGGAAACCCTCGACCCGAATGTCCACAGCGTACGCCTGGATGAACAAGGCCCGACCGAAGTAGTCCATGCCGCCAAGGCATTCAACGCCATGCAGGACCGCATCGCCGCCTATCTCAAGGAGCGCATGCAGTTGCTGGCGGCGATCTCCCATGATCTGCAAACCCCCATCACCCGCATGAAGCTGCGGGCGGAATTCATGGATGAGGGCATTGAGAAGGACAAACTCTGGAGCGACTTGGGTGAAATGGAACACCTTGTGCGCGAAGGCGTGGCCTATGCCCGCAGCATCCACGGCGCCACCGAGGCCAGCTGCCGCATCAGTCTGGATGCGTTTCTCGACAGCCTGGTGTTCGACTACCAGGACACCGGACAGGATGTGCAGTTGTCCGGAAAGAACGCCGCCGTCATCGACACCCGCCCCCATGCCTTGCGCCGGGTGCTGGTGAACCTGGTGGACAACGCGCTGAAATTCGGTGGTGCGGCCCGGATCGAGGTGCAGGCCGAGAACGATGGCCAACTGGCGATCCAGGTCCTGGACCGCGGCCCCGGCATCAACGAGCAGGAACTGGCCGAAGTGCTCAAACCGTTCTACCGGGTGGAAAGCTCGCGCAACCGTGAAACCGGTGGGACCGGGCTGGGACTGGCCATCGCCCAGCAACTGGCGACGGCCATGGGCGGCTCACTGACCTTGAGCAACCGCGAAGGCGGCGGCCTATGCGCCGAACTGCGCCTGAACCGCGACACCCCGGTCGGCAGTTGACCCCGGGCTGACCGGCCCACCGCTATCGCGAGCAGGCTCGCTCCCACAGGTTTCCGGGGTGCTCACCCAATCGCGTACACCTTCATCCCCCTGTGGGAGCGAGCCTGCTCGCGATAGCGGTGGCCCAGTTTGCATCAATGCTGGATGTACCGCCGTCTTCGCGGGCAAGCCCGGCTCCCACAGGTTCCCCGGGCGTTCACGGAATCGCGTCCACCACAAATCCCCCTGTGGGAGCGAGCCTGCTCGCGATAGCGGTGGCCCAGTTTGCATCAATGCTGGATGTACCGCCGTCTTCGCGGGCAAGCCCGGCTCCCACAGGTTCCGCGGGCGTTCACGGAATCGCGTCCACCACAAATCCCTCTGTGGGAGCGAGCCTGCTCGCGATAGCGGTGGCTCAGTTTGCATCAATATGCCCGAGACGCCAGCCGGCCATCGCCCCCCTCCGTCGAAAATCGAAACCTTGGAAGACTTGTGTCGGTCCAGTCCTGTGTAGCCACCCAACGCTGCACGCCGCCCCAGGCGGCTGCGGCCCAGCAATGAGGGACAGACATGAGCATGACCGTCGGTGATTTTCTGGTGGAACGCCTTTATGAATGGGGGGTTCGTTGTATCTATGGGTATCCGGGCGATGGCATCAATGGTGTTTTCGGCGCCTTGAACCGTGCCAATGGAAAGATCCGCTTCATCCAGGCACGCCACGAGGAAATGGCCGCATTCATGGCCTGTGCCCACGCCAAATTCACCGGCGAGCTGGGGGTGTGCATCGCCACCTCGGGGCCGGGTGCATCGCACCTGGTGACGGGCCTCTACGACGCTCGGATGGATCACATGCCGGTACTCGCCATCAGCGGCCAGCAGGCCCGTGCCGCCCTTGGCGGGCATTACCAGCAGGAGTTGGACCTGGTCAGCCTGTTCAAGGATGTGGCCGGGGCGTTTGTCCAGCAGGCCAGCACTCCGTCCCAGGTGCGCCATCTGCTTGACCGTGCCGTCCGCACCGCCGTGGGCGAGCGGCGTGTCACCGCGCTGATCCTGCCCAATGACCTGCAGGACATGGAATACACCCCGCCGCCGCGTAAGCACGGCACGATTCACTCCGGCGTCGGCTACCGCAAACCCAGGGTCGTGCCCTACGAAGAAGATCTGCGCCAAGCCGCCGAAGTCCTCAACGCCGGCAAGAAGGTCGCCATCCTCGTGGGCGCCGGTGCGCTGCAGGCAACAGACGAAGTGATCGCCATCGCCGAAAAACTTGGTGCCGGCGTGGCCAAGGCACTGCTGGGCAAAGCCGCGGTACCGGATGACCTGCCCTGGGTCACCGGTTCCATCGGGCTGCTGGGCACCGAACCCAGCGATAACCTGATGGCCGGCTGCGACACGCTGTTGATGATCGGCTCCGGTTTCCCCTATGCCGAATTCCTCCCACCCGAAGGCCAGGCCCGCGGGGTGCAGATCGATATTCAGCCGGACATGCTCAGCCTGCGTTACCCCATGGAGGTCAACCTGCAAGGCGATTGCGCCGACACCCTGCGCGCCCTCCTGCCGCTGATCGAAGAAAAGACCGACCGCGGCTGGCGCAAGAAAATCGAGCACTGGCGCGCAGACTGGGACAAGACCCTGGAGAAACGCGCCTTGGTCTCGGCCAAACCGATCAATCCGCAACGGGTCACGTTCGAGCTGTCACCCCGCTTGCCGGACCGCGCCATCATCACCTGCGACTCGGGCTCCTGCGCCAACTGGTTTGCCCGGGATATCCAGATCCGTCGCGGCATGATGTGCTCGTTGTCGGGTGGCCTGGCGTCCATGGGTGCCGCAGTGCCCTATGCAATTGCGGCAAAGTTCTGTCATCCCCAGCGGCCGGTCATCGCCCTGGTCGGTGACGGCGCGATGCAGATGAACAACATGGCCGAGTTGATCACCGTCGCCAAATACTGGCGCACCTGGGCCAATGGCACGTGGATCTGCGCGGTATTCAATAACCAGGATTTGAATCAGGTGACCTGGGAGCAACGCGTCATGGAGGGTGACCCGAAATTCGAGGCGTCCCAGGACATCCCGGACGTGCCCTATCACCTTTTTGCCGAATCCATTGGCCTAAAGGGCATCCTCGTCGAGCAGGAGGATCAAGTCGCCGCAGCCTGGGAAGAAGCGCTGGCGGCCGAACGTCCGGTTCTGATCGAATTCCGGACCGACCCCGACGTGCCTCCCTTGCCACCTCATATCAAACTGGAACAGGCGAAAAAATTCGCCT belongs to Pseudomonas sp. B21-028 and includes:
- a CDS encoding thiamine pyrophosphate-requiring protein, which codes for MSMTVGDFLVERLYEWGVRCIYGYPGDGINGVFGALNRANGKIRFIQARHEEMAAFMACAHAKFTGELGVCIATSGPGASHLVTGLYDARMDHMPVLAISGQQARAALGGHYQQELDLVSLFKDVAGAFVQQASTPSQVRHLLDRAVRTAVGERRVTALILPNDLQDMEYTPPPRKHGTIHSGVGYRKPRVVPYEEDLRQAAEVLNAGKKVAILVGAGALQATDEVIAIAEKLGAGVAKALLGKAAVPDDLPWVTGSIGLLGTEPSDNLMAGCDTLLMIGSGFPYAEFLPPEGQARGVQIDIQPDMLSLRYPMEVNLQGDCADTLRALLPLIEEKTDRGWRKKIEHWRADWDKTLEKRALVSAKPINPQRVTFELSPRLPDRAIITCDSGSCANWFARDIQIRRGMMCSLSGGLASMGAAVPYAIAAKFCHPQRPVIALVGDGAMQMNNMAELITVAKYWRTWANGTWICAVFNNQDLNQVTWEQRVMEGDPKFEASQDIPDVPYHLFAESIGLKGILVEQEDQVAAAWEEALAAERPVLIEFRTDPDVPPLPPHIKLEQAKKFASALLQGDPNERGIVVETAKQVLGALLPSHRHDKE
- a CDS encoding response regulator, which translates into the protein MDHVDHVLIVDDDREIRELVGNYLKKNGLRTTVVADGRQMRAFLETTPVDLIVLDLMMPGDDGLVLCRELRAGKHKATPVLMLTARNDETDRIIGLEMGADDYLVKPFAARELLARINAVLRRTRMLPPNLVVTESGRLLAFGRWRLDTTARHLLDSDGTMVALSGAEYRLLRVFLDHPQRVLNRDQLLNLTQGRDADLFDRSIDLLVSRLRQRLLDDAREPAYIKTVRSEGYVFSLPVEILEAST
- a CDS encoding cytochrome c biogenesis protein DipZ, with translation MLLIAFLGGILTILSPCILPVVPFLFARANRTPGSMLLTLGGMVLTFALVSSLAVVSSDWVLRASSVGRQVALGVMVLFALSLIFSRVGTWLARPLVSLGNRVDAGAGRLGGPLASVLIGVATGLLWAPCAGPILGVILTGAMLQGASAGTSLLLLAYGLGSALSLGTLIFAGRGLAARLKLSLPVTAWLRRGSGVVVLLAAVAIGTGADDRLLASTSSQGAASLEQSVLKKVPQAIDYVISKASANPMPNLESHGAMPSLDGAVQWLNSPPLSSESLKGKVVLVDFWTYDCINCQHTLPHVNDWAKKYEKDGLVVIGVHTPEYGYEKIIDNVRQQVRKLDINYPVAIDNQYAIWRAFNNQYWPAHYFIDAKGQVRYSHFGEGRYGEQEQVIQQLLQEAKVSQ
- a CDS encoding ATP-binding protein; this translates as MSLPLRWPRTLASRLSLIFLIGLILAQGLSFGAQYYERYQTAKSTMLGNLETDVSTSVAILDRLPAAERPAWLPKLTRRNYGYLLNEGQPGQPIARDDAPISVSSIEDAIGQAYPLTFIDIPGPQKHYQAHLRLSDGSPLTIDVRPAMMPLSPWLPVVLLGQLALLIGCTWLAVRIAVGPLTRLAQAVETLDPNVHSVRLDEQGPTEVVHAAKAFNAMQDRIAAYLKERMQLLAAISHDLQTPITRMKLRAEFMDEGIEKDKLWSDLGEMEHLVREGVAYARSIHGATEASCRISLDAFLDSLVFDYQDTGQDVQLSGKNAAVIDTRPHALRRVLVNLVDNALKFGGAARIEVQAENDGQLAIQVLDRGPGINEQELAEVLKPFYRVESSRNRETGGTGLGLAIAQQLATAMGGSLTLSNREGGGLCAELRLNRDTPVGS
- a CDS encoding DUF2790 domain-containing protein, giving the protein MNTKAIYAACLFAALNICTLSARAESNVQAQTYAYGNHLDIQKVLTLSEDAGPACGVVNAHMTYLDSAGHHQALEYRKLADHCNNDN